The region GAGCTATTTTCATGTCGGTAAACGGAATGCTGTTACGTGCGGGACAGACAATCGCCCCTATTCTGATGGGACTGGTTTACTCCGGGTTCAGCCTTGAAGCTGTCTTTTACGCTGGAGCAATCGTCGCTGCGGCCATATTCGTTGTTTCCTCATTTTACTTAAGAGGGTATGAAGCAGAAACAGTGCAGTAAATAAATCTGTTAGTAATGATGAGTTAAAATCAAAATTAAAAACTACATTCCCGGAATAAATTATGAAAACTGGAATCAGAGCACATATGAAGCATATTTTTAATCCGCTTCATATCTACTGTAGACTCATGGACAGGGGGGTCTCCTCGTCAGTTGCAAAAAAAATGGCACTTATCTATGAATTCTGTTTATTCAAACCGATAACTTTCTCTCTCCCGGCAATTAAACATCAAAAGCGGGAGAAATAAGCTCGTTATCTATTGAATCCGCATCCTCAGCATTGAATTGAATGAGCCTGCGCAGGTGGGTAAAACTCATCTCATCCATATGATGAAAATCAGCTGCAAGGCCGCTTTCATCCGAACGAACGACTTTAGCGTTGACCCTGATTATGGCTTCTTCTGAAAGTGGAATTGAGACCTCGCATTCATCACCTACGTAAAACCCTCTCACCGGATCACATAGGATTCCCTTCAAACTGATATTATGCGAGTCCACAAAGGCATCAATCTCTTCCTTATGCAGCACAACCCTGAACCCAGCATTCACCCGTGTTCTACGCCTTTTATTCTGATCCATAGAAACTCCGATAAATATTAAAGAAACAACAACGCTTTTTTAATTTCTGTTACTAAATATTCGGGTCTTCTTCAATACCGTATAAAAAATAAAATCCTCAAATCGAACAAAAGTAGCAGCAAAAGCTGGTGCTATACCTCTGTAGATCAAAGCTAACGGTAAGGGGCTTTCCTGCCAACCATGAACAACATTCATTGAGATATGGGGGGCCAAAGCTGCTACTGCCATCCGGACTTCCTTCCCAGTATTTTAAATAGTTCTGGTTTCATCTCCCGCTTCATACTATACTAGTTATAAATATTTTTTGTGGAATCCAAAAATTTATCCGTTAATCTCGACAGAAAAAGACTGGTCAAGAATTCATTATCTACGCAGGTCAACATCATAAAAGGAGTTAATTTATAAGGCAAAAGCATTTACAACTTGCAATTAAATGCATTTCAATCTAGTTGAATGGGCGCTCACTATTCACAAAAAACACACCCATACTCCACCAAACATTCCCCTCACATTTTCGCTGTAACAGACCGGCAGTGGAGGACCGGACCAAGTGTGTTTTGAAAGACTTATTTTTAGGAGATACAAATGGAATCAAAACTCGCAAACCCCGCCCCGTTGGGCCTGATGGGATTCGGCATGACCACCATCCTGCTGAACATTCATAACGCAGGATTTTTCCCTCTCGGTTCCATGGTTTTGGCCATGGGCATTTTCTACGGCGGCATAGCCCAGGTCATCGCCGGAGTGATGGAATTCAAAAAAGGCAACACCTTCGGCACCACAGCCTTTACTTCCTATGGTCTGTTCTGGCTGACTCTGGTTGCCCTGATCGTCATGCCCAAGATGGGTCTTGCCGACCCCACCCCGCATGAATTCATGGGCTGCTACCTGCTCCTATGGGGTATATTCACTCTGTTCATGTTCCTTGGAACCCTGAAAAGCAACAAAGTGCTGCAGTTCATTTTCTTCTCCCTGACCGTACTTTTCTTCCTGCTCGCTATCGGTGATTTCTCCGGCAACCACTCCATCAGCACTATTGCAGGCTGGGAAGGGATTGTCTGCGGAGCTTCCGCATTCTACCTTGCCATGGCTGAAGTAATCAACGAACAGTTTGGGCGCACTGTCCTGCCTATCGGCGAATAGAATACTCACTTCTCATGAAAGTACTAAGGCCG is a window of Maridesulfovibrio sp. DNA encoding:
- a CDS encoding PilZ domain-containing protein, with the protein product MDQNKRRRTRVNAGFRVVLHKEEIDAFVDSHNISLKGILCDPVRGFYVGDECEVSIPLSEEAIIRVNAKVVRSDESGLAADFHHMDEMSFTHLRRLIQFNAEDADSIDNELISPAFDV
- the satP gene encoding acetate uptake transporter; protein product: MESKLANPAPLGLMGFGMTTILLNIHNAGFFPLGSMVLAMGIFYGGIAQVIAGVMEFKKGNTFGTTAFTSYGLFWLTLVALIVMPKMGLADPTPHEFMGCYLLLWGIFTLFMFLGTLKSNKVLQFIFFSLTVLFFLLAIGDFSGNHSISTIAGWEGIVCGASAFYLAMAEVINEQFGRTVLPIGE